A single window of Chloracidobacterium sp. DNA harbors:
- a CDS encoding RidA family protein — protein MKTIQPANQPQPKGHYSPGIEHNGLIYVSGQLPMTLDTREAFTGDIGEQTELALRNVEAVLHSAGSDLNHVLQMTIYVSDMEMWGKVNEVYARVMGDHRPARAMIPVKDLHFGTQIEIQAIAAVKE, from the coding sequence ATGAAAACGATACAACCTGCAAACCAACCGCAACCGAAAGGCCACTATTCACCGGGCATCGAGCATAACGGACTGATCTATGTTTCGGGGCAGTTGCCGATGACACTGGATACGCGGGAGGCTTTTACGGGTGATATCGGTGAGCAGACGGAATTGGCTTTGAGGAATGTCGAGGCAGTTTTGCACTCGGCGGGGAGCGATCTGAATCACGTTTTGCAGATGACGATCTACGTTTCGGATATGGAAATGTGGGGCAAGGTCAATGAGGTTTACGCCCGCGTGATGGGCGATCATCGTCCGGCGAGAGCAATGATACCGGTCAAAGATCTGCATTTTGGCACGCAGATCGAGATACAGGCGATCGCGGCCGTCAAGGAATGA
- a CDS encoding esterase family protein codes for MRRETTSWYSQNLNMDMPLVAYGHAGYPLLMFPTAAADYLEYERFHLIDAIKDFLDAGLIRAYSINSVNKYSLLNKESHPAWKVEMLSRYDSYITDEVLPLIRNECGPDARPLTTGASLGALLAANTYFKHSDAFRGTIAMSGSYDIYNYLEHYYDDNVYFNNPMMYLKNLNDDYHLPRLRHADSIVIVSGQGNYEAPDRSRDLSRVLYSKGIPHRLELWGHDVAHDWPWWRKMLPYYLGEFLK; via the coding sequence ATGCGACGTGAAACGACCTCTTGGTACAGCCAAAACTTGAATATGGATATGCCGCTTGTGGCATACGGACACGCAGGCTATCCGCTGCTGATGTTTCCGACGGCCGCGGCCGACTATCTGGAATATGAGCGGTTTCATCTGATCGATGCGATCAAGGACTTTCTGGACGCCGGACTGATCAGGGCGTACTCGATCAACTCGGTCAATAAATACAGCCTGCTCAATAAAGAATCGCATCCCGCGTGGAAGGTCGAGATGCTGTCGCGTTACGATAGCTATATTACAGACGAAGTCTTGCCGCTGATACGAAACGAGTGTGGGCCGGATGCACGCCCTTTGACCACCGGTGCGAGCCTCGGGGCGCTACTCGCGGCCAACACTTACTTTAAGCATTCTGATGCTTTTCGCGGCACGATCGCGATGAGCGGTAGCTACGATATCTATAATTATCTTGAGCATTACTACGACGACAACGTGTACTTTAATAACCCGATGATGTACCTCAAGAATCTCAATGATGATTATCACCTGCCGCGTCTGCGCCACGCTGATTCGATCGTCATTGTGTCAGGGCAGGGCAATTATGAGGCGCCGGATCGTAGCCGTGATCTGTCGCGTGTGCTCTATTCAAAGGGAATACCGCACCGCCTTGAGCTTTGGGGGCACGATGTGGCACACGACTGGCCGTGGTGGCGAAAGATGCTGCCGTACTATCTCGGCGAATTTCTGAAATAG
- a CDS encoding redoxin domain-containing protein encodes MKSILTIAIVLFAFSLGFAQNEQSPIVEKEISYKNWTLKSVRTGEDITLRDLSVGKKLVIVVYYAPWCMNWRHDAPFLQRFYDKYKANGLQIVGVGEYDPLSSMKNNLEYLKVTFPVVYESESRGDRLKNQHYEYRHATGDNRSWGSPWYILLEPAAFEKKGDTLVKRSNIINGEMIEIEGEKFIREKLGLPAIDAKPTTSRAAKIEVCDPDKKSATLVKP; translated from the coding sequence ATGAAGAGCATCCTGACCATCGCTATTGTATTGTTCGCGTTTTCGCTCGGCTTTGCCCAAAATGAGCAGTCGCCGATCGTCGAAAAAGAGATCAGTTACAAAAATTGGACTCTCAAGAGCGTTCGTACCGGCGAGGATATTACGCTCCGTGATCTGAGCGTCGGCAAAAAACTGGTGATCGTTGTTTATTACGCACCGTGGTGTATGAACTGGCGCCACGATGCACCGTTTCTGCAGCGTTTTTACGATAAATATAAGGCGAACGGCCTGCAGATCGTCGGCGTCGGCGAATACGATCCGCTGTCGTCTATGAAAAACAACCTTGAGTATCTAAAGGTGACTTTCCCTGTGGTTTACGAGTCGGAAAGCCGCGGCGATAGGCTGAAGAACCAACATTACGAATACCGCCACGCGACCGGAGATAACCGCAGTTGGGGTTCGCCCTGGTACATCCTGCTCGAACCCGCCGCTTTTGAGAAAAAAGGCGATACGCTCGTCAAAAGATCTAACATCATCAATGGCGAGATGATCGAGATCGAAGGCGAAAAATTTATCCGCGAAAAGCTCGGACTGCCCGCCATTGACGCCAAACCCACGACATCAAGAGCCGCCAAGATCGAAGTCTGCGACCCCGATAAAAAGTCCGCCACCTTGGTCAAACCTTGA
- the lipB gene encoding lipoyl(octanoyl) transferase LipB — translation MHQRYLEVRRLGRVGYAESLELQKEIETEVIARREPDHLLLLEHPHTFTLGRRSKNDGVLATAEILKKLGVEVFEINRGGKATYHGIGQLVGYPIVNLSPDREDVHKYVRDIEEVLIRTMADFGIEAFRIEGLTGVHTVDGKVAAIGVHLKRWVTTHGFALNVNTDLSYYNWIIACEGEPVTSMDKLLGREIDMSEVEDRIVANFQDVFGISPTADAAPPESAVRRQA, via the coding sequence ATGCATCAGCGGTATTTAGAGGTCAGAAGGCTCGGGCGCGTTGGCTACGCCGAGTCGCTCGAACTACAAAAAGAGATCGAGACCGAGGTGATCGCCCGCCGCGAACCGGATCATTTACTGCTGCTCGAACATCCGCACACCTTTACACTCGGGCGGCGTTCGAAAAATGACGGCGTGCTGGCCACGGCCGAGATACTCAAAAAGCTGGGTGTCGAGGTCTTTGAGATCAACCGCGGCGGCAAGGCGACGTATCACGGCATCGGGCAATTGGTCGGCTATCCGATCGTCAACCTCTCACCGGATCGCGAGGACGTTCATAAATATGTTCGCGACATCGAGGAAGTGCTGATCCGGACGATGGCCGATTTTGGCATCGAAGCCTTTCGCATCGAGGGTCTGACCGGCGTGCATACGGTTGACGGCAAAGTTGCGGCGATCGGCGTTCATCTCAAGCGATGGGTGACGACCCACGGCTTTGCCTTGAACGTGAATACCGACCTGAGCTATTACAATTGGATCATCGCCTGCGAGGGCGAACCGGTCACGTCGATGGACAAATTGCTCGGCCGCGAGATCGATATGTCCGAGGTCGAAGATCGTATAGTTGCAAATTTTCAGGATGTTTTCGGTATAAGCCCGACGGCAGATGCTGCACCGCCTGAGAGTGCCGTGCGGCGGCAGGCGTGA
- a CDS encoding ribonuclease Z, with translation MNLTVLGSGTSVPHPRRSSSAYWLKTAGGCVLLDCSASAIHRMAEENLDWAGLDAIWISHFHLDHCGGLPAYLFGIKHAAETQARTKPLRIFGGPGLAELVRRFDAAGDYRLLSQRFAIEIVEVTALEPFEILPGVEAAAMKTPHTDSSHAIHIRDGEATMVYTADTGFDPSITGFAGGVGLYITECSFVRNKPVELHLELSEAMHLIRKARPQRAMLTHFYPEWDSSDFQDEVARFDPPCEVIEAIDGLRLDIS, from the coding sequence ATGAATTTGACGGTTTTAGGTTCAGGCACGTCGGTGCCGCATCCGCGGCGGAGCAGTTCGGCATATTGGTTAAAGACAGCGGGCGGCTGCGTTTTGCTGGACTGTTCAGCGTCCGCGATCCACCGAATGGCCGAGGAAAACCTCGATTGGGCCGGACTCGATGCGATCTGGATCTCGCACTTCCATTTGGACCATTGCGGCGGACTGCCCGCATATCTATTTGGCATCAAGCACGCCGCTGAGACGCAGGCACGTACCAAACCGTTGCGTATATTTGGCGGTCCGGGACTGGCCGAATTGGTTCGCCGATTCGATGCGGCAGGCGACTATCGTCTGCTCAGCCAGCGATTTGCGATAGAGATCGTCGAGGTCACCGCTCTTGAGCCTTTTGAGATACTGCCCGGTGTCGAGGCGGCGGCGATGAAAACGCCGCATACCGACTCGAGCCACGCGATCCATATCCGCGACGGTGAGGCGACGATGGTCTATACGGCGGATACCGGCTTTGATCCATCGATCACGGGCTTTGCCGGCGGCGTTGGGCTCTATATCACCGAGTGCTCATTTGTCCGAAATAAGCCGGTCGAATTGCATTTAGAGCTGTCCGAGGCGATGCACCTGATCCGCAAGGCAAGGCCGCAACGGGCGATGCTCACGCATTTTTACCCTGAGTGGGATTCGTCCGATTTTCAAGATGAGGTCGCCCGGTTCGATCCGCCGTGCGAAGTGATCGAGGCCATCGACGGCCTGCGGCTCGACATTTCGTAA
- a CDS encoding VWA domain-containing protein: MDTNLVTIPVTVLDRDGRYIADLTDKDFEIYENGIKQKNEFFASTEEPITVMLLLDASSSITYGQTAGMAKAVNEFVNMLRPDDQLIAASFAYRVYPILDATKIKDLKKNFRIHYQQFDPQTLIYDAVAFAQKKLKKVKGRKALIIFGDGNDDSGLSASFKSTIRAAEEQEAIIYAAQMRDYPNPPFTDPKKFAKSVEIATRYMEGLAAKTGGRHYIFDDIADLSETFTKITNELRQTYTLGYYASESGKDGERRKITVKVNIPNVAVRSRNEVIFKKPKK, from the coding sequence GTGGATACAAATCTGGTAACAATCCCCGTCACGGTCTTGGATCGTGACGGGCGGTATATCGCTGATCTCACGGATAAGGATTTTGAGATTTATGAGAATGGAATCAAGCAAAAGAATGAGTTTTTTGCGTCGACTGAGGAGCCTATCACCGTAATGCTTTTGTTGGATGCTAGTAGTTCCATAACCTATGGGCAAACTGCTGGAATGGCGAAAGCCGTAAATGAATTTGTGAATATGCTCCGGCCCGACGACCAATTAATAGCTGCCAGCTTCGCATACCGTGTATATCCAATATTGGATGCGACAAAGATAAAGGATTTGAAGAAAAACTTTCGAATACACTATCAACAATTCGATCCTCAAACGCTTATCTACGACGCGGTCGCATTTGCCCAAAAGAAATTAAAAAAGGTGAAGGGACGGAAGGCATTAATAATTTTTGGTGACGGAAATGATGATTCCGGCCTTTCCGCGAGTTTTAAGAGCACAATTAGAGCGGCTGAAGAACAGGAAGCGATTATTTACGCCGCCCAAATGAGAGACTATCCCAATCCTCCTTTCACAGATCCAAAGAAATTCGCCAAATCCGTCGAAATTGCGACACGTTATATGGAAGGGTTGGCGGCAAAGACCGGAGGACGGCATTATATTTTTGACGACATTGCCGACCTTTCGGAAACGTTCACAAAAATAACCAACGAGCTTAGGCAAACATACACGTTGGGGTACTACGCGAGTGAATCCGGCAAAGACGGTGAGCGGCGGAAGATAACGGTGAAAGTAAATATCCCAAATGTCGCCGTCAGATCGCGGAATGAGGTAATATTTAAGAAACCTAAGAAATAA
- the sufB gene encoding Fe-S cluster assembly protein SufB produces the protein MSTAAELLTNREYKYGFVTDIETETIAKGLTEDTVRLISSKKSEPEWLLDFRLKAYHRWLEMTPPDNWANFHYPNIDFQNISYYSAPKHKPSKASLDEVDPELLRTFEKLGIPLSEQKMLANVAVDAVFDSVSVATTYKKKLLEAGVIFCSFTEAVADYPELIKKYLGSVVPVGDNYYAALNSAVFSDGSFVYIPKGVRCPMELSTYFRINTQESGQFERTLIVAEEGGYVAYNEGCTAPQFDTNQLHAAVVELVALDDAEIKYSTVQNWYAGDENGKGGIYNFVTKRGACRGVNSKISWTQVETGSAITWKYPSVILQGDNSIGEFYSVALTNNAQIADTGTKMIHLGKNTKSTIISKGISAGRSNNSYRGLVKIMPKAENARNYTQCDSMLIGQTCEANTFPYIEVMNNTARVEHEATTSKISEDQLFYLQQRGIPQEDAVSLIINGFCKEVFRELPMEYAVEATKLLGLKLEGSVG, from the coding sequence ATGTCGACAGCAGCAGAATTACTTACTAATCGAGAATATAAATACGGTTTTGTCACTGATATCGAGACCGAGACGATCGCAAAGGGTCTGACGGAAGATACCGTCCGCCTTATTTCGAGTAAGAAAAGCGAGCCCGAATGGCTACTCGATTTTCGTCTAAAAGCTTATCACCGTTGGCTCGAAATGACCCCGCCGGACAATTGGGCTAACTTCCACTATCCGAATATCGATTTTCAGAATATCTCGTACTATTCTGCGCCGAAGCACAAACCGTCAAAGGCAAGCCTCGACGAGGTCGATCCGGAATTGCTAAGGACATTTGAAAAGCTCGGCATCCCGCTCTCGGAGCAAAAAATGCTTGCCAATGTGGCGGTCGATGCGGTATTTGACTCGGTCTCGGTTGCGACGACATACAAGAAAAAACTGCTTGAGGCGGGCGTGATATTTTGCTCATTCACCGAGGCGGTCGCGGACTATCCGGAGCTCATCAAGAAATATCTCGGCTCGGTCGTGCCGGTTGGCGATAATTATTACGCGGCATTGAACTCCGCAGTTTTCTCCGACGGATCGTTTGTCTATATCCCAAAAGGCGTTCGCTGCCCAATGGAGCTCTCGACCTATTTTCGCATTAACACGCAGGAGTCAGGGCAGTTCGAACGCACGCTGATCGTCGCCGAGGAAGGCGGCTATGTCGCCTATAACGAAGGCTGCACCGCACCGCAATTTGATACAAATCAGCTCCACGCGGCCGTCGTTGAGCTCGTCGCTCTGGACGACGCTGAGATCAAATACTCGACCGTGCAGAACTGGTACGCCGGCGATGAGAACGGCAAGGGCGGCATTTATAACTTTGTGACCAAGCGTGGTGCTTGCCGCGGCGTTAACTCAAAGATCTCGTGGACACAGGTCGAGACCGGCAGTGCCATCACTTGGAAATACCCAAGCGTTATCTTGCAGGGCGACAATTCGATCGGCGAATTTTACTCGGTCGCTCTAACCAACAACGCCCAGATCGCCGACACCGGCACCAAGATGATCCACCTCGGCAAAAACACGAAATCGACGATCATCTCAAAAGGAATTTCGGCCGGACGCTCAAATAACAGCTATCGCGGATTGGTCAAAATAATGCCCAAGGCCGAAAACGCGAGAAACTATACTCAGTGCGATTCGATGCTGATCGGCCAGACGTGCGAGGCGAATACATTCCCCTACATCGAGGTGATGAACAACACCGCCCGCGTCGAACACGAGGCGACGACGTCGAAGATCAGCGAGGACCAGTTGTTCTACCTGCAGCAACGAGGCATCCCGCAGGAAGACGCCGTTAGCTTGATCATCAACGGATTTTGCAAAGAAGTTTTCCGCGAATTGCCGATGGAATACGCTGTCGAGGCGACGAAGTTGTTGGGATTGAAGCTTGAGGGCTCAGTTGGGTAA
- a CDS encoding PBP1A family penicillin-binding protein: MARELRKLGTTEVAASGAKRSGMATIGLFLTAVILALSAGALTGVLASYYLNNSRYSVEVSALATYRPPQVTTIYADDGETVLAEFALEKRIPIKIQDVPDKVTDALLAIEDYRFRDHIGIDPYRILGAVFKNITTGKTEGASTITQQLAKNLFLYKDQTYTRKVNEWAVALQIERLYTKDQILEMYMNYVFLGAGAYGFEAGSRTYFGKGVKDLSLEEAALLAAIPKSPEYSPTRNKEKARIRRDIVLDQMAKYFPDRYSAADVAAAKAKDIKLADTAYYQSQPKSTAWDYPVEEVRKYLEEKYTTRVAQGGLKVYTTVNIEAQKIATRSIRERLRGYDRGRAWRSDYQNILIDENDQPLTDEKDIDKMLSTFKHADWYGDEYEEGEYIKGLVMKANPGADEVGVRFGRYKAVVRPGNMGRSGRRPKDELKPGFLAEFLVKKVDRTNQVLEVELQQVPEVQAALTCINSHNGEIVAMVGGYDYHTNRFNNATQGLRQTGSAYKPFIYTAAVEDGMTPDMIVSGAPIKRGGWTPHNYDGSLSHGNVPMKIALAKSYNIAAVHLLEQVGIQAGAQMVRRFGISNPMAPSLPSALGASEASLLEMTAAYSVFPNKGVRMAPHLIRKVYSRDGSLLEQYENQSTKVTSEYVALTMVQMMRGVTAGGGTASGASAGGAQLAGKTGTVNDHTDVWFIGYTPTYVTGIWMGNPLRKESLGGGMTGGHGAVPYFNAFMIPFMKDKPRDSFPGVPPMPNDIKALAERNKREELEKLEDADLAGKKTGIVFTPGVKLPDEPGMTPADKVGGEKPGEDTKGDKPATTTDQPPVQRRPPVQPPTVKPDPPSDRPEGTRRKGKKGDG, from the coding sequence ATGGCGAGAGAATTGAGAAAATTAGGCACGACCGAGGTCGCCGCGAGTGGTGCAAAACGCAGCGGGATGGCGACGATCGGATTATTTCTTACGGCGGTGATCCTTGCGTTGTCTGCCGGAGCACTGACCGGAGTTTTGGCGTCGTACTACCTTAATAATTCGCGCTACTCGGTCGAGGTTTCGGCTCTTGCAACATATCGGCCGCCGCAGGTCACCACGATCTACGCTGACGACGGTGAGACCGTTCTGGCCGAGTTCGCACTCGAAAAGCGCATTCCGATCAAGATACAGGACGTGCCGGACAAGGTAACTGACGCATTGCTCGCGATCGAGGACTACCGCTTTCGCGACCATATAGGGATCGACCCGTACCGCATCCTCGGTGCCGTTTTCAAGAACATCACTACCGGCAAGACCGAGGGCGCATCGACCATCACACAGCAGTTGGCCAAGAATCTATTTCTCTATAAAGATCAGACCTACACGCGAAAGGTCAATGAGTGGGCGGTCGCACTGCAGATCGAACGGCTATATACCAAGGATCAGATCCTCGAGATGTATATGAATTACGTCTTTCTGGGGGCCGGAGCATACGGTTTTGAAGCCGGTTCGCGCACTTACTTTGGCAAGGGTGTAAAGGATCTCAGTCTCGAAGAAGCGGCACTTCTGGCAGCCATTCCAAAGTCACCCGAGTATTCGCCGACCCGAAACAAAGAAAAGGCAAGAATTCGCCGCGACATTGTGCTTGATCAAATGGCCAAGTACTTCCCCGACCGATATTCGGCGGCCGATGTCGCTGCCGCAAAAGCAAAAGACATTAAGCTCGCCGACACTGCGTATTACCAGTCTCAGCCCAAATCCACGGCTTGGGATTATCCGGTCGAAGAAGTCCGCAAATATCTCGAAGAAAAGTACACGACCCGCGTAGCTCAGGGGGGGCTCAAGGTTTACACGACGGTCAATATCGAAGCCCAGAAGATCGCGACCCGATCGATCCGCGAGCGTCTCCGCGGTTATGACCGTGGACGAGCGTGGAGGTCTGACTATCAGAACATCCTGATCGACGAGAACGATCAGCCGTTGACCGACGAAAAAGATATCGACAAGATGCTTTCTACCTTCAAGCACGCCGATTGGTACGGCGACGAGTACGAAGAAGGCGAATACATCAAGGGCCTTGTGATGAAGGCCAATCCGGGTGCTGACGAGGTCGGAGTACGATTTGGCCGCTACAAGGCAGTTGTCCGTCCGGGCAATATGGGCCGCAGCGGACGACGGCCCAAGGACGAACTCAAACCCGGCTTTCTGGCAGAGTTTCTAGTCAAAAAGGTCGACCGAACAAATCAGGTTCTCGAGGTCGAACTCCAGCAGGTGCCCGAGGTTCAGGCGGCACTGACCTGTATCAACTCGCACAATGGCGAGATCGTCGCAATGGTCGGCGGATACGATTACCACACTAACCGGTTCAATAACGCCACGCAGGGATTGCGTCAGACGGGATCGGCGTACAAGCCGTTTATTTACACTGCTGCCGTCGAAGACGGTATGACGCCCGATATGATCGTCAGCGGAGCACCGATCAAGCGTGGCGGATGGACACCGCATAATTACGACGGCAGTCTCAGCCACGGTAATGTTCCGATGAAGATCGCGCTTGCCAAGTCGTACAATATTGCTGCGGTCCACCTGCTCGAACAGGTCGGCATCCAGGCCGGAGCACAGATGGTGCGTCGATTTGGCATCAGCAATCCGATGGCTCCGAGTTTGCCGTCGGCACTGGGAGCAAGTGAGGCATCGCTGCTCGAAATGACCGCCGCGTATTCGGTGTTTCCAAATAAAGGCGTCCGAATGGCTCCGCATCTGATCCGAAAGGTCTATAGCCGCGACGGTAGCCTACTCGAACAATACGAAAACCAGAGCACAAAGGTCACCAGCGAATATGTGGCACTGACGATGGTCCAGATGATGCGCGGCGTGACCGCGGGCGGCGGAACGGCCTCGGGTGCGAGTGCGGGCGGAGCCCAACTCGCCGGCAAGACCGGCACGGTCAATGATCACACCGACGTCTGGTTTATCGGCTACACGCCGACCTACGTGACCGGCATTTGGATGGGCAATCCGCTCCGAAAGGAATCGCTTGGCGGAGGTATGACCGGTGGTCACGGAGCGGTGCCGTACTTCAATGCCTTTATGATCCCGTTTATGAAGGACAAGCCGCGTGACTCGTTCCCGGGCGTGCCGCCGATGCCCAACGACATCAAGGCTCTTGCCGAACGCAATAAACGCGAAGAGCTCGAAAAACTCGAGGACGCGGATCTTGCGGGTAAAAAGACCGGCATCGTCTTTACGCCGGGCGTAAAATTACCTGACGAACCCGGAATGACGCCGGCCGATAAGGTCGGCGGTGAAAAACCGGGCGAGGATACCAAGGGCGACAAGCCTGCGACCACCACCGACCAACCGCCGGTGCAGCGTCGGCCGCCGGTCCAACCGCCGACCGTCAAACCCGATCCGCCATCGGACCGACCCGAAGGCACCAGACGGAAAGGCAAGAAGGGCGACGGTTAA
- a CDS encoding rod shape-determining protein RodA, with protein MVAILEKRDLRDLDWQTAVLAIMIACFGVWQIHNATPTENIWSKQIYGIGIALVAFGVVAFTDYRRLIDSAPVFYVGGLLLLLLVLTPLGVQVNGQKAWLRIVGLQFQPSEFVKIPTVLMLAKYFGGRKSTVLTFKEMMIGGLIFAGPVGLIMLEPDAGQAITYFPILAAMFFLSGIKLRFVVLAIVGVAIFVPAAYIGGVKSGMIKKYQQERINAIIDPDSVDPRGYGYHTIQSTITVGKGGLSGIKGETETSQSVLKFLPEPQTDFIFAVTAENTGFIGCVSLLLAYALLLSRMIAGARQSSDRAGMLVIMSIVCGMVFQIFMNVGMALGVLPVIGVPLPLMSAGLSAILSTFVAIGFVVSVKLRRFVN; from the coding sequence ATGGTCGCAATCCTCGAAAAACGTGACCTCCGGGACCTTGACTGGCAAACGGCCGTATTGGCTATAATGATCGCCTGCTTTGGCGTTTGGCAGATCCACAACGCTACGCCCACAGAGAATATTTGGTCAAAACAGATCTATGGCATCGGTATAGCATTGGTCGCGTTTGGAGTTGTCGCATTCACGGATTACCGACGACTGATCGATTCTGCTCCGGTATTTTACGTTGGCGGACTTTTACTGCTTTTACTCGTGCTGACGCCGCTCGGTGTTCAGGTTAACGGACAAAAAGCATGGCTGCGTATAGTCGGTTTGCAGTTTCAGCCATCCGAATTCGTTAAAATACCAACTGTCTTGATGCTCGCCAAATATTTTGGCGGTAGAAAGTCGACGGTTCTGACGTTCAAGGAAATGATGATCGGCGGGCTTATTTTTGCCGGCCCTGTGGGTTTGATCATGCTCGAACCGGATGCGGGTCAGGCGATCACGTATTTCCCGATCCTTGCCGCGATGTTCTTCCTCTCCGGTATCAAGCTTAGATTCGTGGTGCTGGCAATTGTCGGCGTTGCGATCTTTGTGCCCGCGGCGTATATCGGCGGTGTAAAATCCGGAATGATAAAAAAATATCAACAAGAGCGTATTAATGCGATCATCGACCCGGATAGCGTAGATCCGCGAGGTTATGGGTACCACACGATCCAATCGACGATCACTGTGGGCAAGGGCGGGCTCTCGGGCATTAAGGGTGAAACCGAGACGTCGCAGAGCGTTCTGAAGTTTTTGCCCGAGCCTCAGACAGATTTTATTTTCGCAGTCACGGCTGAGAATACCGGCTTTATCGGTTGCGTTTCACTGCTCCTTGCTTATGCACTTTTACTTTCGCGAATGATCGCAGGTGCACGGCAGTCTTCCGATAGAGCGGGAATGCTTGTTATAATGTCGATCGTCTGTGGAATGGTATTTCAGATATTTATGAATGTCGGAATGGCCTTGGGTGTCCTACCTGTCATTGGGGTTCCACTACCGCTTATGAGTGCGGGGCTTTCGGCTATCCTTTCGACCTTTGTTGCTATCGGATTTGTCGTTAGTGTTAAGTTGCGTCGATTCGTGAATTAG
- a CDS encoding Rrf2 family transcriptional regulator: MKISAQEEYGLRCLVQLANLRAGESLTLPQIAEREGISTANAGKLMWLLNKAGFVLSTRGTKGGYILARPASEVRLNEVIKVLDQDVLNKHCESYTGVLDSCVHNGDCGIRPVIVGLHEIVENALSQITLAQLVGTESSVDAMFHSIQGIHRTLEAPSI; this comes from the coding sequence ATGAAAATATCAGCACAAGAAGAATATGGACTGAGGTGTCTGGTGCAATTGGCAAATTTACGGGCCGGCGAAAGCCTCACTCTGCCGCAGATCGCCGAGCGCGAGGGCATCTCGACAGCCAATGCGGGCAAGCTGATGTGGCTGCTCAACAAGGCCGGATTTGTCCTTTCGACCAGAGGGACCAAGGGCGGCTATATATTGGCTCGTCCGGCGAGCGAAGTACGGCTAAATGAGGTAATTAAGGTGCTCGACCAGGACGTGCTCAACAAGCATTGTGAGAGCTATACCGGCGTGCTCGATTCGTGCGTCCATAATGGCGATTGCGGTATTCGCCCGGTCATCGTCGGCCTCCACGAGATCGTCGAAAATGCCCTGTCGCAGATCACTCTGGCTCAACTCGTCGGCACCGAAAGCTCGGTCGACGCGATGTTTCACTCCATCCAGGGAATACACAGAACGCTCGAGGCACCGAGCATTTAA
- a CDS encoding helix-turn-helix transcriptional regulator encodes MDGRIFHIQKQIADQLDRPWTVEMMAATIGITSAHLQRVFRDMVGVPPATYLATLRLQKAHDILSDPACFDAIKEIRLRCGFLNESNFTRDFKKKFGVTPTDCRSLAWEKDQSNPPNE; translated from the coding sequence ATGGACGGACGTATATTCCACATTCAAAAGCAGATTGCCGACCAACTTGATCGACCATGGACGGTTGAGATGATGGCGGCTACCATCGGCATCACTTCGGCACATCTCCAACGTGTATTTCGGGATATGGTCGGTGTGCCGCCCGCTACGTATCTCGCAACTCTAAGGCTTCAAAAAGCTCACGACATACTTTCAGATCCAGCCTGTTTCGACGCGATCAAGGAAATTCGCCTTCGGTGCGGCTTTTTGAATGAAAGCAATTTTACGCGGGATTTCAAAAAGAAATTTGGCGTAACGCCGACGGATTGTCGCTCATTGGCATGGGAAAAAGACCAATCAAATCCGCCAAATGAATAG